Proteins from a genomic interval of Malassezia vespertilionis chromosome 9, complete sequence:
- the RIC1 gene encoding WD40 repeat protein (EggNog:ENOG503NWUQ; COG:S), which yields MYWPYANARRLTTAPAGIALAHSAIHIAPTRDGAYWLALTPTALLVWSGRPCELLAALERSAQSIAQHGENVWADWNYDTNAIVVHTDKNVLLFYDVVATEQGVYMYGDSSYTPATASLEAAFQYGTGESMRRALQGVQLVFHSALQVDPGITSVAVLEDGLLLATRAPPAVQFLGWPGSELAPSPTTLLSSLPWVAEGAVTDVVYSRAMGMFVWRTPTHAYVAAMDEHVWSGTQFWDDASAPPCALSVNARFSLLALGLEDGRVVLFEFQSIAEKPAHSHTLALAQKTGKVLSLAWTPDGYALFVGFERGLSVWSTFGHLLYHSFREDWDTATRTFRDAFMFGVRSAFWGPGGTELFVVSTSAESDALVYCIPFVKSASATQMVPDQASVALALSDDSVFIYRGSEQRESSLIAPENDAWRHVPLPAAYLTVHWPIRYATLSSDGRFVAIAGRQGLAHFSCASGRWKLYESAAQEQSFFVRGGMLWFQHVLIAACDCDGEVQLRLYSRDQPLSNAHLLDLVVLPASVVVCASFDTSLLVYTTDNTLYHYLVTPTKEHIRLKLAGSISFDGIVGEPARVRAMSWMIPPTQQTLGNPADDLRVASIIFLIDGKLVLLQPSLADEESLSYDLQILHHQTEIYWTNLQGRGPLHNSLWGYDGHSLAVWPDVLTMLQSGQFASSAALSLHMYPVCILLAYGVVLGAEACASVRRTLDTVTFRQRIQTALFLDQLLRVYLDERSVEEAVEIAAPFRHLGYFAHALERLLHAALEEEADRAEPNPHALQNIVHFLDHYPQSLAVIVRAARKTEAARWPYLFRVVGRPQTLLRHALEAGDWDTARIYLLIVHELEDEETAVQLNAAVLHQLESHRAWDALKELLSFLRSVDDDGSMLHVSLQAASPFLELGSPLLGGAACASLRTPPRTPSQTRSTPPLPLMHSVHTLHQAARRASMTLSPSAMPMVHANGRIVMGTPGHSASPRP from the coding sequence ATGTACTGGCCGTATGCCAATGCGCGACGGCTCACCACGGCGCCGGCGGGCATAGCGCTTGCACACAGCGCCATCCACATAGCACCAACACGCGATGGTGCATACTGGCTGGCGCTGACTCCCACTGCGCTCCTTGTGTGGTCCGGCCGGCCgtgcgagctgctcgcagccctcgagcgcagcgcacagagcattgcgcagcacgggGAAAACGTCTGGGCGGACTGGAACTATGATACGAACGCTATTGTGGTGCATACTGATAAAAATGTGCTGCTTTTTTACGACGTCGTCGCTACAGAGCAGGGCGTGTACATGTACGGCGATAGCAGCTATACGCCCGCAACAGCCTCACTTGAGGCCGCGTTTCAGTACGGTACAGGCGAGTCTATGCGGCGTGCACTGCAGGGTGTGCAGCTTGTTTTTCACAGCGCCCTGCAAGTCGATCCCGGAATTACAAGcgtcgccgtgctcgaggatgggctgctgcttgcgacgcgcgcgccgcccgcggTCCAGTTCCTTGGGTGGCCAGGGAGCGAGCTTGCACCAAGCCCAACAACGCTCCTCTCTTCCTTGCCGTGGGTTGCGGAGGGCGCCGTGACAGATGTGGTGTattcgcgcgcgatgggcATGTTTGTATGGCGTACGCCCACACATGCCTATGTAGCAGCAATGGACGAGCATGTGTGGTCTGGCACGCAGTTCTGGGACGATGCTAGTGCGCCTCCGTGTGCGCTCTCGGTCAATGCACGTTTCAGcctcctcgcgctcggcctcgagGACGGGCGCGTGGTGTTGTTCGAGTTCCAGAGCATTGCTGAAAAGCCCGCGCATTCCCAtacgcttgcgcttgcacaaaAAACGGGCAAAGTACTGAGCCTTGCGTGGACGCCAGATGGGTACGCGCTTTTTGTGGGCTTCGAGCGCGGCCTGTCTGTTTGGAGCACGTTTGGCCACCTTCTTTACCACAGCTTCCGCGAGGATTGGGACACTGCGACACGCACCTTTCGCGACGCATTTATGTTTGGCGTGCGCTCTGCATTTTGGGGCCCGGGAGGCACGGAGCTGTTTGTGGTGTCGACGTCTGCAgagagcgatgcgctcgtcTACTGCATTCCGTTTGTGAAATCCGCCAGTGCGACGCAAATGGTGCCTGACCAGGCGAGTGTTGCACTCGCCTTGAGCGACGACAGTGTATTTATCTACCGCGGgagcgagcagcgcgagagCAGCTTGATCGCGCCCGAGAACGATGCGTGGCGGCATGTGCCGCTCCCTGCTGCGTACCTCACCGTGCACTGGCCGATTCGCTACGCGACGCTTTCGAGCGACGGCCGTTTCGTCGCGATTGCTGGGCGCCAGGGCCTCGCGCATTTCAGTTGTGCGTCGGGGCGCTGGAAGCTGTACGAaagtgccgcgcaagagcagAGCTtttttgtgcgcggcggcatgctCTGGTTCCAGCATGTGCTCATCGCTGCATGCGACTGCGACGGCGAAGTCCAGCTGCGGCTCTACTCACGCGACCAGCCGCTTTCGAATGCACACCTGCTTGATCTCGTCGTGCTTCCCGCAAGTGTCGTGGTCTGTGCGTCGTTTGATACCAGTTTGCTCGTGTACACGACGGACAATACTCTGTACCACTACCTGGTCACGCCTACCAAAGAACACATTCGCCTCAAGCTCGCAGGAAGCATCTCCTTCGACGGGATTGTCGGCGAAcctgcgcgtgtgcgcgccaTGAGCTGGATGATCCCACCGACGCAGCAGACCCTCGGCAATCCAGCCGACGacttgcgcgtcgcgagcaTCATTTTTCTTATCGACGGCAAGCTCGTGCTCTTGCAGCCGTCGCTTGCAGACGAGGAAAGTCTCAGCTACGACCTGCAAATTCTGCACCACCAAACCGAGATCTACTGGACGAATCTGCAAGGACGCGGGCCACTGCACAACTCGCTGTGGGGCTACGACGGGCACAGTCTGGCCGTTTGGCCGGACGTGCTCACCATGCTGCAGTCGGGGCAATTtgcctcgagcgccgcgctgtcGCTGCACATGTATCCTGTATGTATCCTCCTTGCCTacggcgtcgtgctcggcgccgaagcgtgcgccagcgtgcgccgcacgctggaTACTGTCACGTTTCGCCAGCGTATCCAAACAGCCCTCTTTCTCGACCAGCTCCTGCGTGTATACCTCGACGAACGCAGCGTTGAAGAAGCTGTGGAGATTGCCGCGCCGTTTCGCCACCTCGGCTACTTTGCGCATGCactcgagcgcctcttgcacgcggcgctcgaaGAGGAGGCTGACCGTGCAGAGCCCAATCCACACGCTTTGCAAAACATTGTCCATTTCCTCGACCACTATCCCCAGTCGCTCGCTGTgattgtgcgcgccgcgcgaaaaaccgaggctgcgcgctggccgTACCTGTTCCGCGTGGTGGGGCGCCCAcagacgctgctgcgccacgcactCGAAGCTGGAGACTGGGACACTGCTCGGATATACCTGCTGATCGTGCATGAGCTGGAGGACGAGGAAACAGCGGTGCAGCTCAACGCCGCCGTCCTGCATCAGCTCGAGTCGCACAGGGCGTGGGACGCGCTCAAAGAGCTGCTTAGCTTTTTGCGCTCTGTCGACGACGACGGAAGCATGCTGCACGTCTCGCTGCAGGCCGCGAGCCCTTTCTTGGAGCTGGGCTCGCCGctcttgggcggcgcggcgtgcgcgtcgttgcgcacgccgccgcgcacgccttCTCAAACACGCTCAACGCCGCCACTGCCCCTTATGCACTCTGTACATACTTTGcatcaagcagcgcggcgggcgtCCATGACACTCTCGCCATCGGCCATGCCCATGGTCCATGCCAATGGCCGGATCGTCATGGGCACGCCCGGGCACAGTGCCTCGCCGCGTCCGTAG